Proteins encoded in a region of the Flammeovirga yaeyamensis genome:
- a CDS encoding NADP-dependent isocitrate dehydrogenase — protein MTKAKIIYTKTDEAPALATYSFLPIVKSFTSAAGIEIETKDISLSGRILANFPENLSDDQKVGDALAELGALAKTPEANIIKLPNISASIPQLQAAIDELQAKGYAIPDYPAEPQNAEEEEIKARYAKVLGSAVNPVLREGNSDRRAPKAVKNYAKKHPHSMGAWSSSSKSHVASMSANDFYGSEKSVTVEKATDVKIELHKADGSVEVLKEKVALLDGEIIDASVMNMKALKAFFAEQVADAKETGVLFSLHMKATMMKVSDPIIFGAAVSVFYKDVFEKYSELFEELGVTPNNGIGDVYAKIKGHDKEAEVITALETVYTDAPDLAMVNSDEGITNLHVPSDVIIDASMPAMIRTSGQMWNKEGKQQDTKAIIPDRSYAGVYQATIDFCKQNGALDPTTMGSVSNVGLMAKKAEEYGSHDKTFQLASAGTVKVVDASGAVLIEQSVEEGDIFRMCQVKDLPIQDWVKLAVKRAKATQTPAVFWLDENRAHDAELIKKVNKYLGDHDTAGLELLIKAPVEATTFSFERIVKGLDTISVTGNVLRDYLTDLFPILEVGTSAKMLSIVPLMNGGGLFETGAGGSAPKHVQQFVKEGYLRWDSLGEFLALAVSLEHLGDTFNNPKAKVLAETLDVATSKFLDNDKSPARKIGSIDNRGSHFYLALYWAQELAAQDKDAELKAQFTELANELTTNEAKINEELIGAQGQPQQIGGYFLPEFDQASKAMRPSFTLNDALSQLV, from the coding sequence ATGACAAAAGCGAAAATTATCTACACCAAAACAGACGAGGCACCAGCTTTGGCCACTTATTCATTCTTACCAATTGTAAAGTCGTTTACAAGTGCAGCAGGTATTGAAATCGAAACGAAGGACATTTCATTATCAGGTCGTATCTTGGCTAACTTCCCAGAGAACTTATCAGACGATCAAAAGGTAGGCGATGCATTAGCGGAATTAGGTGCGTTGGCTAAAACTCCTGAGGCTAACATCATTAAATTACCTAACATTTCTGCATCAATTCCTCAATTACAAGCGGCAATTGACGAGCTTCAAGCAAAAGGATATGCTATTCCTGATTACCCTGCTGAACCTCAAAATGCAGAAGAGGAAGAGATCAAAGCTAGATATGCTAAAGTATTAGGTAGTGCTGTTAACCCAGTATTGAGAGAAGGAAACTCAGACCGTAGAGCACCGAAAGCGGTTAAAAATTATGCGAAGAAACATCCACACTCAATGGGTGCTTGGTCTTCTTCGTCTAAATCTCATGTAGCTTCTATGTCTGCAAATGATTTTTATGGTTCTGAAAAATCAGTCACTGTAGAAAAAGCAACGGATGTAAAAATCGAATTGCATAAGGCAGACGGTTCTGTTGAGGTATTGAAAGAAAAAGTAGCCCTTTTAGATGGCGAAATTATCGATGCTTCTGTAATGAACATGAAAGCGTTGAAAGCATTCTTCGCGGAGCAGGTAGCAGATGCAAAAGAGACAGGAGTATTGTTCTCTTTACACATGAAAGCAACAATGATGAAAGTGTCTGACCCAATTATTTTTGGTGCAGCAGTTTCTGTATTCTATAAAGACGTATTCGAAAAGTACAGTGAGTTATTTGAGGAACTAGGTGTTACTCCAAATAACGGTATCGGAGATGTTTATGCTAAAATTAAAGGACATGATAAAGAAGCGGAAGTAATCACTGCTTTAGAAACAGTATATACAGATGCTCCTGATTTAGCAATGGTCAACTCTGATGAGGGAATTACTAACCTTCACGTACCTTCTGATGTAATTATTGATGCATCAATGCCTGCAATGATCCGTACAAGTGGTCAGATGTGGAACAAAGAAGGAAAACAACAAGATACAAAAGCAATTATTCCAGATAGATCGTATGCAGGTGTTTACCAAGCAACAATCGACTTCTGTAAGCAGAATGGTGCTTTAGATCCAACAACTATGGGTTCTGTATCAAACGTTGGTTTGATGGCTAAAAAAGCAGAAGAGTACGGTTCTCACGATAAAACTTTCCAATTGGCTTCAGCAGGTACTGTAAAAGTAGTAGACGCTTCAGGTGCAGTATTGATTGAGCAATCAGTAGAGGAAGGTGATATCTTCAGAATGTGTCAGGTAAAAGATCTTCCAATTCAAGACTGGGTGAAGTTGGCAGTGAAGAGAGCGAAAGCTACTCAAACTCCAGCGGTATTCTGGTTAGACGAAAACAGAGCTCATGATGCTGAGTTGATCAAAAAAGTAAATAAATACTTAGGAGATCACGATACTGCAGGTCTTGAGTTATTAATTAAAGCGCCAGTAGAAGCAACTACTTTCTCTTTCGAAAGAATTGTGAAAGGTTTAGATACAATTTCTGTAACTGGTAACGTATTGAGAGATTACCTTACAGATTTATTCCCAATTCTTGAAGTAGGTACTTCAGCAAAAATGCTTTCTATCGTACCATTAATGAACGGTGGTGGATTGTTTGAAACAGGTGCAGGTGGATCAGCTCCTAAGCACGTACAACAGTTCGTTAAAGAAGGATACTTAAGATGGGATTCTTTGGGTGAATTCTTAGCCTTGGCAGTATCATTAGAGCACTTGGGTGATACATTCAACAACCCTAAAGCAAAAGTTTTAGCAGAAACATTGGATGTAGCCACTTCTAAGTTCTTGGACAACGATAAATCTCCTGCCCGTAAAATTGGTAGCATCGATAACAGAGGTTCTCATTTCTACTTAGCATTGTACTGGGCGCAAGAACTAGCTGCTCAAGATAAAGATGCAGAGTTGAAAGCACAGTTCACTGAGTTAGCAAACGAGTTGACAACAAACGAAGCGAAGATTAACGAAGAGTTGATTGGAGCTCAAGGTCAACCTCAACAAATTGGAGGTTACTTCTTGCCAGAATTTGATCAAGCATCAAAGGCAATGAGACCAAGCTTTACATTGAATGATGCTTTATCGCAATTGGTATAG
- a CDS encoding sensor histidine kinase, producing MKNKFAFQFSQTQLWQTLVIVAYFALTFNFFSERFGVWYAFLKALLLIGAQIFIWFINVKYLVPKLLIKKKHGLYAIVLLFLVISSSFTYIEVEKFIFNKWKQKTIATMHFPFDETEIPPTQDEHLNPQKPPQDIRQKIRHKELREDRKIPKRVRRGFKIFESLYNLILFGVVALASTSYRMTVYSLKKESEASKLREENVKSEMSFLKSQVNPHFLFNVLNNIYSLSFVKSDKTPEVVLQLSDLLRYMLYDTTTDTVPITKEVEYLNNFIGLHLLKSDNIKDNVDIDIQVDHQNVRVAPLLFAPFIENAFKHSHIENHLEGWIKLSLKVDDEGEIHFKLSNSIPKKTISKDKQGGIGLENVKKRLNLQYKHQHTLNIEKQLDAFHVELHITTHKNN from the coding sequence ATGAAGAATAAATTTGCTTTTCAATTCTCACAAACTCAACTATGGCAAACCTTAGTAATCGTTGCCTACTTTGCCTTAACGTTCAACTTTTTCAGTGAAAGGTTTGGAGTTTGGTATGCCTTTTTAAAAGCTCTTTTACTTATCGGAGCTCAAATTTTTATATGGTTCATCAATGTAAAGTATTTAGTTCCCAAATTACTTATTAAAAAGAAGCACGGATTGTATGCTATCGTTTTACTTTTTTTGGTGATAAGTTCCTCTTTTACTTATATAGAAGTGGAAAAATTCATTTTCAATAAATGGAAACAAAAAACCATAGCTACCATGCATTTTCCATTTGATGAAACTGAAATTCCTCCTACACAAGACGAACATCTAAACCCTCAAAAACCACCTCAAGATATTCGTCAGAAAATAAGACATAAAGAACTACGTGAAGACAGAAAAATTCCTAAACGTGTTCGAAGAGGATTTAAAATCTTTGAATCCTTATATAACCTTATTTTATTTGGAGTGGTGGCCCTAGCAAGTACTTCCTATAGAATGACTGTTTACAGTTTAAAGAAAGAAAGTGAGGCTTCGAAACTAAGAGAAGAGAATGTAAAGTCAGAAATGAGTTTTCTAAAATCTCAGGTCAATCCGCATTTCTTGTTCAATGTTTTAAATAACATTTACTCCTTATCTTTTGTGAAATCAGATAAAACACCGGAAGTGGTATTGCAATTATCTGATTTACTACGCTACATGTTATACGACACTACCACCGACACAGTACCTATTACTAAAGAAGTCGAATACTTAAATAACTTTATTGGATTACACCTTCTTAAGAGTGATAACATCAAAGACAATGTGGATATTGATATTCAGGTCGATCATCAAAATGTGAGGGTGGCTCCATTACTTTTTGCCCCTTTTATTGAGAATGCTTTTAAACACAGTCACATAGAAAATCACCTTGAAGGTTGGATTAAGCTATCACTTAAAGTAGATGATGAAGGTGAAATTCATTTCAAATTAAGTAACTCTATACCCAAAAAAACTATATCAAAAGACAAACAAGGAGGGATTGGTTTGGAGAATGTAAAAAAACGATTAAACTTGCAATATAAACACCAACATACACTCAACATAGAAAAACAACTTGATGCGTTTCACGTTGAGTTACATATAACCACACATAAAAACAACTAG
- a CDS encoding TonB-dependent receptor, with amino-acid sequence MKNFALIQILLLLSCAITNANPIKVIGHITSGDEHVPFANVSINDGQKGVFADKDGHFTIELEENQTYSFLVSVVGYKDQTIEFKPTRSNHDIHFNLTKDLLELNEVIVSSSRRSQSRQETSSVVNVVGSDFLMKNDIKVVGEGLNYIPGTRVESTCGNCGSTQLRLNGLEGPYTQILIDSRPLFSGLVGVYGLEQIPVAMIDQVEVVRGGGSVLYGANAIGGTVNIITKSPKFNAYEVGTNFGTIDGKSHDYNMYFNTSLVSKNEKTSSYIYGSYRNRDVWNANPDDIYYQLDDDGNPTGSPIKDDFSELTAMKTLSLGTKVYHQFSDYNKLSFDLKYTHDERRGGNKLDLPKDQADITESIDMHIGTAMLNHDWFSKDKKLHLNSYLSGQYVHRDSYYGAYQQKDGFGLTTGQTVVAGSQLNINLGEFWNGKSFFVTGVEYINDQIHDKKLSYFDEDLGQNTQDATVSDQISNTYAIFAQNEWVSNRWSVLVGARWDFVDIVDKQTHENDKRVNSINPRVNLKYKLNENMQLRGGFATGFRAPQMFSEDLHIEVTSGQGVRTQLDPNLKPESSLSYNLAWDFDKTFGHVQTYFLVEGFHTRIKDRFDNQYNYLEDGTLILFKRNSTSDAIVQGINLEGRVAPSEKLSFQAAYTIQSAKYEEENQWGDEDSSTSKYILRTPNQYGSLSADYKITNQWTATMTGVYTGSMHVPYLPGGFIDGQLTTEEELIQSEQFFDMGLKIAYMTKLTKDSNIQIGAGVKNIFNQMQSNFVSGVDKDAAFVYGPITPRMFYIDIRIGNLLN; translated from the coding sequence TTGAAAAACTTCGCTTTAATTCAGATACTTCTTCTTCTTTCTTGTGCTATTACGAATGCAAATCCAATTAAAGTTATTGGTCATATTACTTCAGGTGATGAACATGTTCCTTTTGCCAATGTCTCAATAAACGATGGCCAAAAGGGTGTTTTTGCAGATAAAGATGGGCATTTTACTATTGAATTAGAAGAAAACCAAACCTACTCTTTTCTAGTGTCAGTAGTAGGGTATAAAGATCAAACTATAGAATTTAAGCCCACACGATCGAATCATGATATTCATTTTAATTTGACAAAGGATTTATTGGAATTAAATGAAGTGATTGTCTCAAGTAGTAGACGTTCTCAATCAAGGCAAGAAACCTCAAGTGTAGTCAATGTAGTCGGTAGCGATTTCTTGATGAAAAACGATATTAAAGTCGTTGGAGAGGGCCTGAATTATATTCCTGGAACAAGAGTAGAAAGTACTTGTGGAAACTGTGGTTCCACTCAACTTCGTTTAAACGGCTTGGAAGGTCCCTATACGCAAATACTAATTGATAGCCGTCCGTTATTTAGTGGTTTGGTAGGAGTGTATGGTTTGGAGCAAATTCCAGTAGCCATGATCGACCAAGTAGAGGTAGTTAGAGGAGGTGGTTCTGTACTTTATGGTGCTAACGCTATAGGAGGAACCGTAAACATCATCACAAAATCACCAAAGTTTAATGCTTATGAAGTGGGAACTAACTTTGGAACGATAGATGGTAAGTCTCATGATTACAATATGTATTTCAATACTTCATTGGTATCAAAAAATGAGAAAACGTCGAGTTATATCTATGGTTCATACAGAAACAGAGATGTCTGGAATGCTAATCCTGACGATATTTATTATCAATTAGATGATGATGGTAATCCAACCGGTAGTCCAATTAAAGATGACTTCTCGGAACTAACTGCCATGAAAACACTTTCTTTAGGTACTAAAGTATATCATCAATTTTCTGATTACAACAAGCTGTCTTTTGACTTGAAATATACACACGACGAAAGAAGAGGAGGGAATAAACTAGATTTACCTAAAGATCAGGCAGACATTACAGAATCAATCGATATGCACATTGGAACTGCAATGCTTAATCACGATTGGTTCAGTAAGGATAAGAAGTTGCATTTAAACTCTTATTTAAGTGGTCAATATGTACATAGAGATAGTTATTATGGTGCATATCAACAGAAAGATGGCTTTGGATTAACTACCGGACAAACGGTTGTAGCAGGTTCTCAGTTAAATATAAATTTAGGTGAATTTTGGAATGGGAAATCTTTCTTTGTAACAGGTGTAGAATACATCAACGACCAGATTCATGATAAAAAACTGTCTTACTTTGATGAAGATTTAGGACAAAATACTCAGGATGCGACTGTATCTGATCAAATTTCGAACACCTATGCGATCTTTGCTCAAAACGAATGGGTGAGTAACCGTTGGTCGGTTTTAGTAGGAGCACGTTGGGACTTTGTAGATATTGTCGATAAACAGACTCATGAGAATGATAAGCGAGTGAATTCTATTAACCCTAGGGTGAACTTAAAGTATAAATTAAACGAGAATATGCAATTGAGAGGTGGCTTTGCTACTGGATTTAGAGCTCCTCAGATGTTCTCAGAAGATTTACATATTGAAGTGACAAGTGGACAGGGTGTAAGAACGCAATTAGATCCTAACTTAAAGCCAGAATCTTCTCTGTCGTATAACTTGGCCTGGGATTTTGATAAGACCTTTGGTCATGTTCAGACGTATTTCCTTGTGGAGGGATTCCACACAAGAATTAAAGACCGTTTCGATAATCAATACAATTATTTAGAGGATGGAACTTTAATCCTGTTTAAAAGAAATTCAACATCAGATGCTATTGTACAAGGTATCAACCTAGAGGGAAGGGTTGCTCCATCAGAAAAACTATCTTTCCAAGCTGCTTATACTATTCAATCAGCTAAATACGAAGAAGAAAACCAATGGGGTGATGAAGACTCGAGTACATCAAAATATATTTTGAGGACACCTAATCAATATGGATCACTTAGTGCCGATTACAAAATTACAAATCAATGGACGGCAACAATGACGGGGGTATATACAGGAAGTATGCATGTGCCTTATTTGCCTGGAGGATTTATTGATGGTCAATTAACTACTGAAGAAGAGTTGATCCAATCAGAACAATTCTTTGATATGGGATTGAAAATTGCCTATATGACCAAACTTACAAAGGACTCAAACATCCAAATTGGAGCAGGAGTAAAGAATATCTTTAACCAAATGCAATCTAACTTTGTGAGTGGTGTGGACAAGGATGCCGCTTTTGTGTATGGGCCGATTACACCAAGAATGTTCTATATAGATATTAGAATTGGTAATTTATTGAACTAA
- a CDS encoding OmpH family outer membrane protein, with product MKKILFALWSLMMLSSVANAQQKVAFINEDSVITSMPEFKTQQKIIESYAKQFQTQIEMKQRTMQEKYQTLMQGQQTMSPQQLDEGQKELQEMQVEVQELQQRAQQGIQKKQQDAMEPLMKKLKEQVKVVAEAEGYSVVIANGVVNRIGFLINAGGEDITGKVIAKINGQ from the coding sequence ATGAAGAAAATCTTATTTGCGCTTTGGTCGCTGATGATGCTCTCTTCGGTAGCAAATGCACAACAGAAAGTGGCATTTATTAACGAAGATAGTGTGATCACTTCAATGCCTGAGTTTAAGACACAGCAGAAGATTATTGAATCTTATGCGAAGCAGTTTCAAACTCAAATTGAGATGAAGCAGAGAACAATGCAGGAGAAGTACCAAACGCTAATGCAAGGTCAACAAACTATGTCTCCTCAACAGTTGGATGAAGGACAGAAAGAATTGCAGGAGATGCAAGTAGAAGTTCAAGAACTTCAACAAAGAGCACAGCAAGGGATCCAGAAAAAACAGCAAGACGCTATGGAACCTCTTATGAAAAAGCTGAAAGAACAAGTAAAAGTTGTTGCAGAGGCTGAAGGTTACAGTGTGGTAATTGCCAATGGGGTAGTTAACCGTATCGGTTTCCTAATCAATGCTGGTGGTGAGGATATCACTGGTAAAGTTATCGCTAAAATAAATGGACAATAG
- a CDS encoding class I SAM-dependent methyltransferase, translating to MIQGNVAFYQNMPIQVFKKFADQIGLANGEDLDQVYNTIKEGKEIMEFGSGYGRIVKGLKDKGYNGKLYAVEIVDALIDKLSLQKTDNIEIIHSDLTELEWKNDSLDYILWMWSGILELTEEEQQTVIKKAYKWLKKGGALIIECPMNKAISKVGMLSNDKKIVVEEEWGVLNATLVEAEDVALYSSKAGFESHSLQTYTTTTNLTRAIYTLKK from the coding sequence ATGATACAAGGAAATGTGGCTTTTTACCAAAATATGCCAATTCAAGTTTTTAAAAAATTTGCCGATCAAATTGGGTTAGCAAATGGAGAAGATTTGGATCAGGTTTATAACACTATAAAAGAAGGTAAAGAAATTATGGAATTTGGTTCTGGTTACGGTAGAATCGTAAAAGGACTAAAGGACAAAGGATATAATGGGAAATTATATGCAGTTGAAATTGTAGACGCGTTAATTGATAAATTAAGTCTTCAAAAAACGGATAATATAGAAATAATACATTCTGATTTAACCGAATTAGAATGGAAGAACGATTCTTTGGATTACATACTTTGGATGTGGTCTGGAATATTAGAATTAACAGAAGAAGAACAACAAACTGTTATCAAAAAAGCATACAAATGGCTTAAAAAAGGAGGGGCACTAATTATAGAATGTCCAATGAATAAAGCTATTTCCAAAGTCGGAATGTTATCAAATGATAAAAAAATTGTCGTAGAGGAGGAGTGGGGTGTCTTAAATGCGACGCTTGTAGAAGCGGAAGATGTGGCATTATATTCATCTAAGGCAGGTTTTGAGAGTCATTCGCTACAAACATATACTACTACTACAAATCTGACTCGTGCGATCTACACTTTGAAAAAATGA
- a CDS encoding OmpH family outer membrane protein, whose protein sequence is MKKLLFVGLCILVNLSNAYAQRFGYIDSQVIIEQLPEYQEAEASLQKLTDKWLGQLDKMKAEIADLERAYAHEEILLTPEMKQEKLDKIAELKEAMREFQTNHFGYEGLLYSKRMEFMKPLQDKISKACETVARQKKLNFIFDKASDLTLIYSDPKYNYTDFVLDELGEGDPEDSPR, encoded by the coding sequence ATGAAGAAATTACTCTTTGTAGGTCTGTGTATTCTCGTCAATTTATCTAACGCTTATGCTCAACGCTTTGGTTATATCGATTCTCAGGTAATTATTGAACAGTTGCCAGAGTATCAAGAAGCGGAAGCTAGTTTGCAAAAATTGACTGACAAATGGTTGGGTCAATTGGATAAGATGAAAGCTGAGATAGCTGATTTGGAAAGGGCATATGCTCACGAAGAAATCTTGTTAACACCAGAAATGAAACAGGAAAAGCTTGATAAAATTGCTGAATTAAAAGAGGCGATGAGAGAGTTTCAAACCAATCATTTCGGGTATGAAGGATTATTGTATTCGAAACGTATGGAGTTTATGAAGCCTTTACAGGATAAAATTTCTAAAGCTTGTGAAACTGTAGCGAGACAGAAAAAGCTAAATTTTATCTTCGATAAAGCTTCAGATTTAACTTTAATCTATTCAGATCCTAAATATAACTATACAGACTTCGTTTTAGACGAACTTGGTGAGGGAGATCCTGAGGATTCTCCAAGATAA
- a CDS encoding OmpH family outer membrane protein, whose amino-acid sequence MKLRVVFASLFAVMLMGFGTESKAQTKIFAYADLDSVVRSIPEYETKIKELESYQNQLMASMQQQQQEFQTKYADFQQNQANWLPEIIQQKAQELELLQKNLQDFQQNAQQNLQKRQYEAFTPLQQKASEAVEAVAKEKGYQYVIPIDMLIYNNGADDITADVINKVK is encoded by the coding sequence ATGAAATTAAGAGTTGTTTTCGCATCATTATTCGCAGTGATGCTAATGGGATTCGGAACTGAAAGCAAGGCACAAACTAAAATCTTTGCTTACGCAGATTTAGATTCAGTAGTACGTTCGATTCCCGAATACGAAACTAAAATTAAAGAATTAGAAAGCTACCAAAATCAATTGATGGCTTCTATGCAACAACAACAGCAAGAGTTCCAAACTAAATATGCTGACTTCCAACAAAACCAAGCGAACTGGCTGCCAGAAATCATCCAGCAAAAAGCACAGGAGTTAGAGTTGTTACAAAAGAACTTACAAGACTTCCAACAAAACGCTCAGCAAAACTTGCAAAAGCGTCAGTACGAAGCATTCACTCCACTTCAACAAAAAGCTAGCGAAGCTGTTGAAGCGGTAGCAAAAGAAAAAGGTTACCAATATGTTATTCCAATCGACATGTTGATCTACAATAACGGAGCTGATGACATCACTGCTGATGTAATCAATAAAGTGAAGTAA